From a single Alkalihalophilus pseudofirmus genomic region:
- a CDS encoding acyl-CoA dehydrogenase family protein, whose translation MSNTAERVVKGGSFLVEDIEADKVFTPEDFTDEQIMIGRTTEEFAVKEVVPHLEKIENHEFEHTVRLLKQAGEIGLLGADVPEEYGGLGLDKISSSLISEKFVRGGAFGLSHGAHVGIGSLPIVFFGNHEQKSKYLPGLASGETIAAYALTEPSSGSDALGAKTTAVLNEAGTHYVLNGEKQWITNSAFADVFVVYAKIDGEQFTAFIVEKDYEGVSTGPEEKKMGIKGSSTRTLILEDALVPKENVLGEIGKGHVIAFNILNVGRYKLGVGCVGSSKRALELAAKYANERKQFKTPIGKFTLIQEKLANMATATYAAESSIYRTGGLFEERLGGLSDEEQKDGRAVANAIAEYAIECSLNKVSGSETLDYVADEAVQIHGGYGFMAEYEVERIYRDSRINRIFEGTNEINRLLVPGTIMRKAMKGELPLLQKATALQEELMMMMPQEIGDSPLEQEKYLLGMAKKIFLMVAGTGAQKYQQKLQHEQELLSNVADIVSEVFSMESVILRTEKQMNKSGEEKAAQKLRMTQVYCQEAFNRIEAHAKESLVTMESGDTLRTMLSILRKLTRHTPINVVSIKREIAAEVLKEERYVV comes from the coding sequence ATGAGTAACACAGCAGAACGTGTCGTAAAAGGCGGGAGCTTCTTAGTAGAGGATATTGAGGCAGATAAGGTCTTTACTCCAGAGGACTTTACAGATGAGCAGATTATGATCGGCCGTACAACGGAAGAGTTTGCGGTGAAAGAAGTCGTACCTCATCTTGAAAAGATCGAAAACCACGAATTTGAGCACACAGTAAGGCTTTTAAAGCAAGCTGGTGAGATCGGACTTCTTGGTGCTGATGTACCTGAAGAATACGGCGGTTTAGGACTTGATAAGATCAGTTCATCTCTAATCTCTGAGAAATTTGTTCGCGGCGGTGCATTTGGATTAAGCCACGGCGCACACGTTGGAATCGGGTCACTTCCAATCGTATTTTTTGGAAATCACGAGCAAAAATCAAAGTACCTTCCTGGCCTGGCAAGCGGTGAAACCATTGCTGCTTATGCACTAACAGAGCCAAGCTCAGGTTCTGATGCTCTAGGTGCGAAAACAACTGCTGTTCTAAACGAAGCAGGAACGCACTATGTATTAAATGGGGAAAAACAATGGATTACAAACTCTGCCTTTGCTGATGTCTTCGTTGTTTATGCAAAAATCGACGGTGAGCAGTTCACAGCATTTATCGTAGAAAAAGACTACGAAGGCGTTTCAACTGGTCCAGAAGAAAAGAAAATGGGGATCAAAGGATCTTCTACTAGAACACTCATCCTAGAAGATGCACTAGTTCCAAAAGAAAACGTACTTGGTGAGATCGGCAAGGGCCATGTCATTGCCTTCAATATCCTAAACGTTGGTCGTTACAAGCTTGGAGTAGGCTGTGTAGGAAGCTCAAAGCGTGCGTTAGAGCTTGCAGCTAAATATGCAAACGAGCGTAAGCAATTTAAAACACCAATTGGGAAATTCACTTTAATCCAAGAAAAGCTAGCAAACATGGCAACAGCAACATATGCTGCTGAAAGCTCCATCTATCGTACGGGCGGATTATTTGAAGAACGTCTTGGCGGACTATCTGATGAAGAGCAAAAAGACGGCCGTGCCGTTGCTAATGCAATTGCTGAATATGCGATTGAGTGTTCTTTAAATAAAGTATCAGGTTCTGAAACGCTTGATTATGTAGCCGATGAGGCTGTTCAAATCCACGGCGGTTACGGCTTCATGGCTGAATACGAAGTAGAGCGCATTTATCGTGATTCTCGTATTAACCGTATCTTTGAAGGTACAAATGAAATTAACCGTCTTCTTGTACCAGGTACGATCATGCGTAAAGCTATGAAAGGCGAGCTTCCTCTTCTTCAAAAAGCAACAGCGCTTCAAGAAGAGTTAATGATGATGATGCCGCAAGAAATCGGTGACTCGCCTCTTGAACAAGAGAAATACTTGCTTGGCATGGCTAAGAAAATCTTCTTAATGGTAGCTGGTACCGGAGCTCAGAAGTATCAACAAAAGCTTCAGCACGAGCAAGAGCTTCTTTCAAATGTGGCTGATATCGTAAGCGAAGTCTTCTCTATGGAGTCTGTGATCTTACGTACAGAAAAGCAAATGAATAAGTCTGGCGAAGAAAAAGCAGCTCAAAAGCTTCGCATGACACAAGTGTATTGCCAAGAAGCATTCAACCGCATTGAAGCTCATGCGAAAGAATCATTAGTAACTATGGAAAGCGGAGATACTCTTCGTACGATGCTTTCCATCCTGCGCAAATTAACGCGCCACACGCCAATTAATGTAGTAAGCATTAAGCGTGAAATTGCAGCGGAAGTTCTTAAAGAAGAACGCTACGTTGTTTAA
- a CDS encoding acetyl-CoA C-acetyltransferase — MREAVIVAGARTPVGKAKRGTLANVRPDDLGALTIKETLRRAEGFDPAQIDDVIIGCSMPEAEQGMNVARSISALAGLPNTVPAITINRYCSSGLQSIAYGAERIMLGHSKAIIAGGAESMSMIPMGGHVIAPNPTLVEEQPEYYMGMGYTAEEVANRFGISREDQDAFAVESHKRAAAAIEANRFADEIVPVDVTLRAVGPDNKLKEKKVVFDTDEGVRLDTTLEGLAKLRPAFHPKGSVTAGNSSQMSDGAASVLLMDREEAEASGLQPLLKFRSFAVAGVAPEIMGIGPVEAIPKALKLAGLDISDIGLFELNEAFASQSLQVIRHLELDTNKVNVNGGAIALGHPLGCSGTKLMLSLMHEMKRRGEQFGVVTMCIGGGMGAAGVFELIG, encoded by the coding sequence ATGAGAGAAGCAGTAATCGTTGCTGGCGCTCGTACGCCAGTCGGAAAAGCAAAGCGTGGAACTTTAGCAAATGTGAGACCAGATGATCTTGGTGCTCTTACGATAAAAGAAACATTAAGACGTGCAGAAGGATTTGATCCAGCACAAATAGATGATGTGATTATTGGCTGCTCAATGCCAGAAGCTGAGCAAGGAATGAACGTCGCAAGAAGCATCTCTGCTCTTGCGGGACTTCCTAACACAGTACCAGCTATTACGATAAACCGTTACTGTTCATCAGGTTTGCAAAGTATTGCTTACGGGGCTGAGCGCATTATGCTGGGCCACTCAAAAGCGATCATTGCAGGCGGTGCAGAATCAATGAGTATGATCCCAATGGGCGGGCATGTCATTGCTCCTAACCCTACGCTTGTTGAAGAACAGCCTGAGTATTACATGGGCATGGGATATACCGCAGAAGAAGTAGCGAATCGTTTTGGCATCAGCCGCGAAGATCAGGATGCTTTCGCTGTAGAGAGTCATAAGCGAGCAGCGGCTGCGATTGAAGCGAATCGCTTTGCTGATGAAATTGTACCAGTCGATGTTACGCTTCGTGCAGTTGGACCTGACAATAAATTAAAAGAGAAAAAGGTTGTATTTGATACAGATGAAGGTGTTCGTCTTGATACAACGCTTGAAGGCCTTGCGAAACTTCGTCCGGCTTTCCATCCAAAAGGGTCTGTAACAGCTGGGAACTCGTCACAAATGAGTGATGGCGCAGCGTCGGTTCTTCTTATGGACCGTGAAGAAGCAGAAGCAAGCGGTTTACAGCCGCTGCTTAAGTTTAGAAGTTTTGCTGTTGCAGGTGTTGCTCCTGAAATTATGGGGATTGGCCCGGTAGAAGCGATTCCTAAAGCTCTTAAACTAGCAGGTTTAGACATTTCTGATATTGGATTATTTGAATTAAATGAAGCATTCGCATCTCAATCACTTCAAGTTATTCGTCATTTAGAGCTTGATACAAATAAGGTGAATGTCAACGGAGGAGCCATTGCTCTTGGCCATCCGCTTGGATGCTCTGGTACAAAGCTGATGCTGTCATTGATGCATGAAATGAAGCGCCGCGGCGAGCAGTTTGGTGTTGTAACGATGTGTATTGGCGGCGGTATGGGTGCTGCTGGTGTGTTTGAATTAATTGGTTAA
- a CDS encoding 3-hydroxyacyl-CoA dehydrogenase/enoyl-CoA hydratase family protein produces the protein MGRQIKKAAVIGSGVMGSGIAAHLANIGIPSLLLDIVPRELTPQEEAKGLTLESKAVRNRISTESIKRLAKQKPAPLATKSLATYIEPGNLEDDLARLSEVDWIIEVVVENLDIKRQLFEKVDAVRTPGTIVTSNTSGISIEAMAEGRSEDFQAHFLGTHFFNPPRYLKLLEVIPTEKTNPDVLSFVKAFAEDTLGKGVVECKDTPNFIANRIGTYGLLVTANEMLKGEYSVGEIDSVTGPLIGRPKSATFRTLDVVGLDTFLHVAKNVYDEVEGAEKDVFDPPAFMKEMAEKGMLGSKSGQGFFVQKRTEKGKEILELNPVTLEYQERKKLRAASVEQAKQAKKPGDKLKVLAYADDRAGQLIWNLVKPTLLYSAEKAYEIANDIKAVDEAMRWGFGWELGPFEMWDAIGVAKSVERMEAEGETVPGWVKEMLETGNETFYKGSSYFHQGEYKGVESNPKNIHLKSLKPDNVVMKNSGASLIDIGDDVALLEFHSPNNSIGLDVIQMVNKSIEEVEKNFKGLVISNQGKNFCVGANLMMILMEAQDDNFFEIDLVIRQFQQAMANVRYSAKPVVTGPFGMTLGGGAEICLPSASIQAAHETYMGLVEVGVGLIPGGGGNKELYLRNLESLPQGAQIDLQAIANKTFETIAMAKVATSAHEARENGFLSERDGVVMNGEHVIHRAKQQVIHLEESGYRPPERKKIPVVGETGYATLLLGAKTMKFGGMISDHDLKIAEKLAFVLAGGRVPKGTLVDEQYLLDLEREAFLSLVGEPKSQQRMQYMLTKGKPLRN, from the coding sequence ATGGGTAGACAAATTAAAAAAGCAGCTGTCATTGGATCGGGAGTTATGGGCTCTGGAATTGCTGCTCACCTTGCAAATATCGGAATCCCATCATTATTATTAGACATTGTTCCAAGAGAGTTAACACCACAAGAGGAAGCAAAGGGCTTAACGCTTGAGAGCAAAGCCGTTCGTAATCGTATCAGTACAGAGTCAATTAAGCGTCTGGCTAAACAAAAACCAGCTCCGCTTGCAACTAAATCACTTGCTACATACATTGAGCCAGGGAACTTAGAAGATGACCTAGCGCGTCTTAGCGAAGTTGATTGGATTATTGAAGTAGTCGTTGAAAACTTAGATATTAAACGTCAGTTATTTGAAAAAGTGGATGCGGTTCGTACACCTGGTACAATCGTCACTTCTAATACATCCGGAATCTCCATTGAAGCAATGGCAGAAGGCCGTTCAGAAGATTTCCAAGCACATTTCCTTGGAACGCACTTCTTTAACCCGCCGCGCTACTTAAAGCTATTAGAAGTGATTCCAACAGAGAAAACAAATCCAGACGTACTGTCATTTGTGAAAGCGTTTGCTGAAGATACACTTGGTAAAGGCGTGGTTGAGTGTAAAGATACACCTAACTTTATCGCAAACCGTATCGGAACTTACGGACTTTTAGTAACAGCTAATGAAATGCTTAAAGGGGAGTACTCTGTTGGAGAGATTGACTCTGTAACAGGACCTTTAATCGGCCGTCCGAAGAGTGCGACGTTCCGTACATTAGATGTCGTTGGACTAGATACATTCTTACACGTTGCTAAAAATGTGTATGACGAAGTGGAGGGTGCGGAAAAAGACGTATTTGACCCGCCTGCATTTATGAAGGAAATGGCTGAAAAAGGCATGCTCGGAAGCAAGAGTGGCCAAGGCTTCTTTGTACAAAAGCGTACGGAGAAGGGGAAAGAAATTTTAGAACTTAATCCAGTAACGCTTGAATACCAAGAGCGTAAAAAGCTTCGTGCAGCCTCTGTAGAACAAGCAAAACAAGCGAAAAAGCCTGGTGATAAATTAAAAGTGCTTGCTTATGCAGATGATCGTGCAGGACAGTTGATCTGGAACTTAGTGAAGCCAACCTTATTATACTCTGCTGAAAAAGCATATGAGATTGCAAATGACATTAAAGCTGTTGATGAAGCAATGCGCTGGGGCTTCGGCTGGGAGCTTGGTCCATTTGAAATGTGGGATGCGATCGGTGTGGCCAAGTCTGTTGAACGTATGGAAGCAGAAGGCGAAACGGTTCCTGGCTGGGTAAAGGAAATGCTTGAGACAGGAAACGAAACATTCTATAAAGGATCAAGCTACTTCCACCAGGGTGAATATAAGGGGGTGGAATCAAACCCTAAAAACATCCATCTGAAATCATTAAAGCCAGACAATGTGGTAATGAAAAACAGCGGTGCATCACTTATTGATATCGGTGATGATGTAGCATTGCTTGAATTCCACTCACCGAACAATTCCATCGGCCTTGATGTGATTCAAATGGTTAATAAGTCTATTGAAGAAGTAGAAAAGAACTTTAAAGGGCTTGTGATCAGCAACCAAGGAAAGAACTTCTGTGTCGGTGCGAACTTAATGATGATCTTAATGGAAGCACAAGATGATAATTTCTTTGAGATTGATTTAGTTATCCGTCAGTTCCAGCAAGCGATGGCCAATGTACGTTATTCAGCAAAGCCTGTTGTCACAGGACCGTTTGGAATGACGCTTGGCGGCGGAGCAGAGATCTGCCTGCCTTCTGCAAGCATTCAAGCAGCTCATGAAACGTATATGGGACTTGTTGAAGTCGGCGTCGGCCTCATTCCTGGCGGCGGAGGAAACAAAGAATTGTACCTTCGCAACCTTGAAAGCCTGCCGCAAGGAGCACAAATTGACCTTCAAGCAATCGCAAATAAAACATTTGAAACGATTGCGATGGCAAAAGTGGCAACATCGGCTCATGAAGCGCGTGAAAATGGCTTCTTAAGTGAACGCGACGGGGTTGTAATGAATGGGGAACACGTCATTCACCGTGCGAAACAGCAAGTCATTCACTTAGAAGAGTCTGGCTATCGTCCGCCAGAGCGTAAGAAGATTCCTGTAGTTGGTGAAACAGGCTATGCGACACTGTTGCTTGGAGCAAAAACAATGAAGTTTGGCGGCATGATTTCTGATCACGACTTAAAGATTGCCGAGAAGCTTGCATTCGTCTTAGCGGGCGGCCGCGTCCCTAAAGGAACACTTGTGGATGAGCAATACTTGCTTGATTTAGAGCGTGAGGCGTTCTTGAGTCTTGTTGGTGAGCCGAAATCACAACAACGTATGCAATACATGCTGACAAAAGGAAAGCCGTTACGTAACTAA
- a CDS encoding spore coat protein, translating to MNQQQQQQQNKIKNPELQVPKNTQMSERDFINDQLATEKYMTSSYSIALNEASHAALYQDLAGICQQTQDCQRDLYNVMFRKGFYALEAAEAQKMQQSYQQFQGYTNQLPYGNGSGNPSMN from the coding sequence ATGAATCAACAGCAACAACAACAGCAAAACAAAATTAAAAATCCAGAGCTTCAAGTTCCTAAAAATACGCAAATGTCTGAGCGTGATTTCATTAACGATCAGCTTGCAACAGAAAAATACATGACGTCTTCTTACAGCATTGCTTTAAACGAAGCAAGCCACGCTGCTTTGTATCAGGACTTAGCCGGCATTTGCCAGCAAACGCAAGACTGTCAGCGCGATTTGTATAATGTGATGTTCCGAAAAGGATTCTATGCGCTAGAAGCTGCTGAAGCACAGAAAATGCAGCAAAGCTATCAACAATTCCAAGGCTACACAAACCAGCTTCCTTATGGAAATGGCAGCGGCAATCCTTCGATGAACTAA
- a CDS encoding mannitol-1-phosphate 5-dehydrogenase — protein MLAVHFGAGNIGRGFIGEVLHKNGYDICFVDVAQPLIDQLNEQKSYYIRLAQEKEETVLIKNVYGLNSQTQADEVIDMLAKADLITVSAGVNILPMIAPILAKGLLKRVEAGAGAVDVIACENAIGASTTLKGHVLDEMKDNKAKEAILANVGFPDAAVDRIVPNQTKDGLNVLVEPFFEWVVAAKGMKTGERLQGVNYVEELNPYIERKLYTVNTGHACLAYVGFAKGIPSIAEAVADQSIRKELEEVLKETSRLLEEKYQFDGAELKEYREKIISRFENVHLSDPVERVGRNPLRKLSASDRLIGPLVQLYNRGIKAPHLVKVAAAAFQFDVPSDEESVKIQSMLKEKGLEETITKVTSLSADHPLVTQIKEQLEA, from the coding sequence ATGCTTGCTGTACACTTTGGAGCAGGAAATATTGGACGAGGCTTTATTGGAGAAGTACTCCATAAAAATGGCTATGACATTTGCTTTGTTGATGTCGCCCAGCCTTTAATTGACCAGTTAAACGAGCAAAAATCGTATTACATTCGTTTAGCTCAGGAAAAAGAAGAAACGGTCCTTATCAAAAATGTTTACGGGTTGAACAGTCAAACCCAAGCAGATGAGGTCATAGATATGTTAGCAAAAGCTGATTTAATTACGGTGTCTGCTGGAGTTAATATTCTTCCTATGATCGCACCGATTCTTGCAAAAGGGTTACTAAAGCGAGTGGAAGCAGGAGCTGGTGCAGTCGATGTCATTGCGTGTGAGAATGCTATTGGTGCATCAACGACGTTAAAAGGACATGTCTTAGATGAGATGAAAGACAATAAAGCAAAAGAAGCAATCTTAGCGAACGTTGGATTCCCCGATGCCGCTGTAGACCGAATTGTTCCTAATCAAACGAAAGACGGATTAAATGTACTTGTAGAGCCTTTCTTTGAATGGGTTGTGGCTGCAAAAGGCATGAAGACAGGAGAGCGTCTTCAAGGGGTGAACTATGTAGAAGAACTCAATCCTTATATTGAGCGAAAGCTGTATACAGTGAATACCGGCCATGCCTGCCTGGCGTATGTAGGATTTGCAAAAGGAATTCCTTCGATTGCAGAGGCGGTGGCAGATCAATCGATTCGTAAGGAACTAGAGGAAGTATTGAAAGAAACGAGCCGTCTCTTAGAAGAGAAGTATCAATTTGATGGTGCAGAACTAAAGGAATACCGCGAAAAAATCATCAGCCGATTTGAAAATGTACATCTGTCAGATCCTGTTGAGCGAGTTGGAAGAAATCCCCTACGAAAGCTAAGTGCTTCTGACAGGCTGATTGGGCCGCTTGTGCAGCTTTATAATCGTGGGATTAAGGCGCCTCATCTGGTTAAAGTGGCAGCCGCAGCATTTCAATTTGATGTTCCTTCAGATGAAGAGAGCGTTAAGATTCAGAGCATGCTGAAGGAAAAAGGCTTAGAAGAAACGATTACTAAAGTGACTTCATTATCTGCAGACCACCCGCTGGTAACTCAGATTAAAGAACAATTAGAAGCATAA
- a CDS encoding PTS sugar transporter subunit IIA — protein MAKAVLQLENILHGENVQSKEDAIQTVGGLLHKNGYVNAEYVNKMMEREELTSTYMGNFLAIPHGTEDAKKEVIESGITIMLLDQPIDWDGNEVKLVIGIAGKGDEHLSILSNIAITCSEEDTLQQILNAGSKEELMSFFNEVE, from the coding sequence ATGGCTAAAGCAGTATTACAACTAGAGAATATTTTACACGGTGAGAATGTGCAATCGAAGGAGGATGCGATTCAGACTGTGGGAGGGCTTCTTCATAAAAATGGCTATGTCAACGCAGAGTATGTAAACAAAATGATGGAGCGTGAGGAGCTGACATCAACTTATATGGGGAACTTCTTAGCGATCCCGCACGGAACAGAAGATGCGAAAAAAGAAGTGATCGAATCAGGTATTACGATTATGCTCCTAGACCAGCCGATTGATTGGGATGGAAACGAAGTAAAGCTTGTCATTGGTATTGCAGGTAAAGGGGATGAACACTTATCAATCCTATCAAATATTGCAATCACATGCTCTGAAGAGGATACACTACAGCAGATTTTAAATGCAGGTTCAAAAGAAGAATTAATGAGCTTCTTCAACGAGGTTGAGTAA
- a CDS encoding BglG family transcription antiterminator has translation MYLSARERHIIQYLIEAEQGITIKEIADRLNVSTRTIHRDIQGIEQMLTQYELTLERQSGVGLKLTGRDTKKIELKELITESEPNEYTPWERQQLLLSILLQEREPVKLFTLAKEIGVTIATISNDLNKINDWLQSFDLEMVRKRSYGIEIQGDEPKKRMALRRLITDKVSEEELVSILESYRLKSELGEQASEKLLYLIDLNVILKVLETLHELRRDGEPIADVSYVGLAVHLSLAVDRIKRGEKIEKHSEGFEKVLKTKEYEAAKRLVKKLEETFSIDIPQIEVAYVAMHLLGAKQGDDGSFFFQETSLDIAMRAKKLIEAVGVRTGVALTNDHSLLEGLISHLKPALFRMEQGMKIYNSMLPAIKEGYAPLFNTIKECVVEIFPTWSFPDEEIGYLVMHFGSAIERSKKKAVIKAIVICSSGIGTSKLLATRLEKEIPEIQGITHMSAFDITQDQIPDHTVVISTVPLMSIDPYFLVNPFLSKKEVDRIRQYIHSYNWNTNNKTKEQAADAKEVSQMEHQIDAESASDDKWAKETVLSELGYIEQLSSLINSVLSHFKLKSWPVCESLNELIIQLAKDQEDSSLVRNSELVADALMKREELGGLAIPGTTLALFHTRSDAVDIATFTVHELEESMLLRGMDNEDTEVKRILLMLAPLEWNREGLELMSFISALVIESSESIRQFETGDEQEIFTLLEKKLKEYLITKLQK, from the coding sequence ATGTATTTGTCAGCAAGGGAAAGACATATCATTCAGTATTTAATCGAAGCCGAACAAGGCATCACGATTAAGGAAATAGCCGACCGGTTAAATGTCAGCACACGAACGATCCATCGAGATATACAAGGGATTGAGCAGATGTTAACTCAATATGAACTGACGTTAGAAAGGCAGTCGGGTGTTGGGTTAAAGCTCACCGGAAGAGATACTAAAAAGATAGAGTTAAAAGAGCTCATTACAGAATCTGAGCCTAATGAGTATACACCTTGGGAGCGGCAGCAGCTGCTCCTATCTATTCTCCTGCAAGAACGAGAGCCGGTGAAGCTGTTTACGTTAGCCAAAGAAATTGGTGTAACGATTGCTACGATCAGCAATGATTTAAATAAAATCAATGATTGGCTGCAGTCATTTGATCTTGAAATGGTGCGCAAGCGCAGTTACGGGATTGAAATACAAGGGGATGAACCTAAAAAACGAATGGCGCTCAGACGGTTGATTACAGACAAAGTGAGCGAGGAAGAGCTGGTGTCTATCCTGGAGTCTTACCGCTTAAAAAGTGAACTTGGGGAACAAGCGTCTGAAAAGCTTCTTTATTTAATTGATCTAAACGTCATTTTAAAAGTGCTGGAAACGCTGCATGAGCTTCGGAGAGATGGGGAGCCGATTGCAGATGTCTCCTATGTTGGTTTAGCTGTTCATTTAAGCTTAGCAGTTGATCGTATCAAGCGTGGCGAGAAAATTGAAAAGCATTCCGAGGGATTTGAAAAAGTATTAAAAACAAAGGAATATGAAGCAGCTAAACGGTTAGTTAAAAAGCTCGAAGAAACCTTTTCCATCGATATTCCTCAAATAGAGGTCGCTTATGTAGCAATGCATTTACTCGGAGCTAAGCAAGGGGATGATGGCAGCTTCTTTTTTCAGGAAACGTCACTTGATATTGCGATGCGGGCGAAGAAATTAATCGAAGCAGTTGGTGTTCGCACAGGAGTCGCGTTAACCAATGATCACTCATTGTTAGAAGGGTTGATCAGCCATTTAAAACCTGCATTGTTTCGTATGGAGCAAGGAATGAAAATTTATAATTCGATGCTTCCTGCTATTAAAGAAGGTTACGCGCCTTTATTTAATACGATCAAAGAATGTGTAGTCGAAATTTTTCCGACGTGGTCATTTCCAGATGAAGAGATTGGGTATCTTGTGATGCATTTTGGGTCAGCCATCGAACGATCAAAAAAGAAAGCTGTGATAAAAGCGATTGTCATTTGTTCAAGCGGCATTGGGACATCTAAGCTTTTAGCAACAAGGCTTGAAAAAGAGATCCCGGAAATTCAGGGGATTACGCATATGTCAGCATTTGATATTACCCAGGATCAGATTCCTGACCATACAGTGGTTATCTCAACGGTTCCCTTAATGTCAATTGATCCTTATTTTCTCGTTAATCCATTTTTATCTAAAAAAGAAGTGGACCGGATCCGTCAGTATATCCATTCATACAATTGGAATACAAACAATAAGACGAAAGAACAGGCTGCTGACGCTAAAGAGGTAAGCCAGATGGAACATCAAATAGATGCTGAGAGCGCTTCTGATGACAAATGGGCGAAAGAAACGGTTTTGAGTGAACTCGGTTATATCGAGCAGCTCAGTTCCTTGATTAATTCAGTGTTATCTCATTTCAAATTAAAGAGTTGGCCTGTGTGTGAGTCACTGAATGAGTTAATCATTCAATTAGCGAAAGACCAGGAGGACAGCTCACTTGTTCGTAATAGCGAATTAGTTGCAGATGCGTTAATGAAAAGGGAAGAACTAGGAGGCCTTGCCATTCCAGGAACAACGCTTGCTCTATTCCACACCCGAAGTGATGCCGTAGACATTGCGACGTTTACTGTACATGAGCTAGAAGAATCGATGCTTTTACGTGGAATGGACAATGAAGACACTGAAGTGAAACGGATTTTATTGATGCTCGCCCCGTTGGAATGGAATAGAGAAGGGCTTGAATTAATGAGTTTCATTAGTGCTCTTGTCATAGAAAGCAGCGAATCCATCCGTCAATTTGAAACGGGGGATGAGCAAGAGATTTTTACCTTGCTTGAGAAAAAGCTGAAAGAGTATTTAATTACTAAATTACAAAAATAG